The Pseudomonadota bacterium genome includes a region encoding these proteins:
- a CDS encoding TonB-dependent receptor yields MGVFSLGLMLAGSLSAAVDSAEPEPGASVAVSSETDAVASAETQDAQAPPAPQSPDEESDDDDADLSKLVVTATKREQTIQNVPFSINAQTSEDILRIGAETIEDLSRNVAGLTIQNLGPGQSQVAIRGVSAGQIVRDQPGVKEQVGVYLDESVISLSLFTPDLDLYDLNRVETLRGPQGTLFGSGSIGGTIRYITNQPNLAQFESSFETELNSIDDGGEGGHFKGMVNAPFGNGSGALRLVGYYTEFGGYIDALREGGGVTKDVNSGSRSGIRAAATFEPTYRLSITPRIIYQEIDADGLNRQEVFNLFANPFTTERPAIDFDERQQFLLLDEEFNDEFLLADLTAEFSFDRFDLTSVTSFTERDILVSRDASALTGSVSVDLGYPDEAVLLPSNLRDTTDVEQFTQEIRLASNTEGTFDWLVGAFYSDTDRIYAQRLPTPGYDAFTDAVLGEGTSAAVANGFGPDSPFNSDLPYNIEQLAIFGEASWYATEQLTLTLGGRYYDFDEVRTITTGGLFAAGDSGVVDETSSDGFTPRLLANYRVNDTISVNAQVSQGFRLGGVNDPLNITLCTPEDLEIFGDFQDYDDETLWNYELGLKAQTRTLSFTAALFHADIDDLQVTLDAGSCSSRISFNVPSASSTGLEAELAWRPIDRLSLTFAGSMVDAEFDSTVFDAEGNVLGGVETGNRLPSVPESQFSLSGAYYFPLAWADAEGFVTASWQYVGSRFTQPGDQVPGAGNFAHGLPFGGMTGAEVTMLNLELPSYNIAYLSGGIDFGTYVVTLFVDNVFDENALLSFDRERGGRARLAFRTNQPRTYGINLRARF; encoded by the coding sequence ATGGGTGTGTTTTCGCTGGGACTGATGCTGGCCGGTTCGCTGAGCGCCGCGGTCGACTCCGCCGAGCCGGAACCAGGCGCGAGTGTGGCGGTGAGCTCAGAGACTGACGCAGTGGCCAGCGCCGAAACCCAGGATGCCCAGGCGCCACCGGCCCCACAGTCACCGGACGAGGAGTCGGACGACGACGATGCCGACCTGTCCAAGCTTGTGGTGACCGCCACCAAGCGCGAACAGACCATCCAGAACGTGCCGTTCTCGATCAACGCCCAGACCAGCGAGGATATTCTGCGCATCGGTGCCGAGACGATCGAGGACCTGTCGCGCAATGTCGCCGGACTGACCATCCAGAATCTCGGTCCGGGCCAGAGCCAGGTTGCCATTCGCGGCGTTTCAGCCGGGCAGATCGTGCGTGACCAGCCCGGCGTCAAGGAGCAGGTGGGTGTGTACCTGGACGAATCGGTGATCTCGCTGTCGCTGTTCACGCCCGATCTCGACCTCTACGATCTCAACCGTGTCGAGACCCTGCGTGGCCCGCAAGGCACGCTGTTCGGTTCGGGATCGATCGGCGGGACCATCCGCTACATCACTAATCAGCCCAACCTGGCCCAGTTCGAGTCGAGCTTTGAAACCGAGCTCAACAGCATCGACGACGGAGGCGAAGGTGGTCACTTCAAGGGCATGGTCAACGCGCCGTTCGGCAACGGCAGCGGGGCTCTGCGCCTGGTTGGCTACTACACCGAGTTCGGCGGTTATATTGATGCGCTGCGCGAAGGCGGCGGAGTCACCAAGGACGTCAACAGCGGCAGCCGCAGCGGCATTCGCGCGGCGGCGACTTTCGAGCCCACCTATCGCCTTTCGATCACGCCCCGCATCATCTATCAGGAGATTGACGCCGACGGGCTGAACCGGCAGGAAGTGTTCAACCTGTTCGCCAACCCGTTTACCACCGAGCGGCCTGCCATCGACTTCGACGAGCGCCAGCAGTTTCTGCTGCTCGACGAGGAGTTTAACGATGAGTTTCTGCTCGCCGACCTGACCGCGGAGTTCAGCTTTGATCGCTTTGACCTGACTTCGGTGACAAGCTTTACGGAACGGGATATTCTGGTCAGCCGCGATGCCAGCGCACTGACCGGCAGCGTGTCGGTCGATCTGGGCTATCCGGACGAGGCGGTGCTGCTGCCGTCGAACCTGCGCGATACCACTGACGTCGAGCAGTTCACCCAGGAGATCCGCCTGGCTTCCAACACCGAGGGCACGTTCGACTGGCTGGTGGGCGCTTTCTATTCCGACACCGACCGGATCTATGCCCAGCGATTGCCGACGCCGGGCTACGACGCCTTCACTGACGCGGTGCTGGGCGAGGGTACCTCTGCAGCGGTTGCCAACGGCTTTGGGCCCGATTCACCCTTCAATTCCGATCTGCCCTACAACATCGAACAGCTCGCGATATTCGGAGAAGCCAGCTGGTATGCGACCGAACAGCTCACGCTGACGCTCGGTGGCCGTTACTACGACTTCGATGAAGTGCGCACGATCACCACCGGTGGGCTGTTCGCCGCCGGCGACAGCGGTGTGGTCGATGAAACCTCGTCGGACGGTTTTACGCCCCGTCTTCTGGCCAACTACCGGGTCAACGACACCATTTCGGTCAACGCGCAGGTCTCACAGGGTTTCCGCCTCGGCGGCGTCAACGACCCGCTCAATATCACCCTGTGCACGCCGGAGGATCTCGAGATCTTCGGTGATTTTCAGGACTATGACGACGAAACGCTCTGGAACTACGAGTTGGGCCTCAAAGCTCAGACGCGAACTCTTAGTTTTACCGCGGCGCTGTTCCACGCCGATATCGATGACCTGCAGGTGACGCTGGATGCCGGCTCGTGCTCCTCGCGTATCTCCTTTAACGTGCCCAGTGCCTCATCGACTGGGCTGGAGGCCGAGCTGGCCTGGCGGCCGATCGACCGGCTCTCGCTGACCTTTGCAGGCAGCATGGTGGACGCGGAGTTCGATTCGACCGTGTTCGATGCCGAGGGCAACGTGCTCGGTGGCGTCGAGACCGGCAATCGCTTGCCTTCGGTGCCTGAATCACAGTTCTCGCTCAGCGGCGCGTACTACTTCCCGCTCGCCTGGGCCGATGCAGAGGGTTTCGTAACGGCCTCCTGGCAGTATGTGGGTTCGCGCTTCACGCAGCCCGGTGACCAGGTTCCCGGTGCCGGCAACTTTGCCCATGGTCTGCCTTTTGGCGGCATGACCGGCGCCGAGGTCACCATGCTCAATCTCGAGCTGCCGTCCTACAATATTGCCTACCTCAGCGGCGGTATTGATTTCGGCACCTATGTCGTGACGTTGTTCGTCGACAACGTATTCGACGAGAATGCACTGCTGTCGTTCGACCGCGAGCGCGGTGGCCGCGCGCGCCTGGCGTTTCGCACCAACCAGCCGCGCACATACGGAATCAATCTGCGCGCCCGGTTCTGA
- a CDS encoding FAD-dependent oxidoreductase, with the protein MKRRRLLQGLLAAPLVWPLTGLRAAGLRPESGRQVVVVGAGAFGGWTALRLAQAGARVTLIERWTPGHLLSSSGGDTRVIRHMYANPLYVRMAARSLAMYQQADEQWRQRLLHRIGVLFLGQSTGAAFFEAGQAALDAVGIAHHKLSATGVAERWSQLGMEGIEQAVFEPQAGYLEARRACQAVHAAFQAAGGRYIQAQAVPGPLRAQRLGSIRLDDNTAIEADDFVFACGPWLPKLFPEVFGAASDAPLSVTRQDVYYFDTPPGESSHTETALPVWADFGERLWYGIPGTGTRGFKVADDTHGDIIEPESTPRSVRPEHVELARDTLRRRFPALADAPLQGVQLCQYTNSPDGDFIVDQHPEASNLWLVGGGSGHGFKHGPALGELVAESVLEGVPAEPAFALSRSGNPRSGFRVTQVAAPLGDAATRYLTGVRTGRAD; encoded by the coding sequence ATGAAACGACGCCGGCTTTTGCAGGGACTGCTGGCCGCTCCGCTGGTGTGGCCGCTGACCGGCCTGCGGGCGGCCGGGTTGAGGCCGGAATCCGGCCGTCAGGTGGTTGTCGTCGGCGCCGGCGCCTTTGGCGGCTGGACGGCACTGCGCCTGGCCCAGGCCGGGGCGCGGGTCACCCTGATCGAACGCTGGACACCGGGACACCTGCTGTCGAGCTCGGGCGGGGATACTCGGGTGATCCGGCACATGTATGCCAATCCACTCTATGTTCGCATGGCTGCCCGTTCGCTGGCGATGTATCAGCAAGCCGACGAACAGTGGCGCCAGCGCCTGCTGCATCGCATCGGCGTGCTGTTTCTTGGCCAGTCAACCGGAGCAGCTTTCTTCGAGGCCGGTCAAGCCGCTCTCGACGCGGTCGGGATCGCCCACCACAAGCTCAGCGCAACCGGAGTCGCCGAGCGCTGGTCGCAGCTTGGCATGGAGGGTATCGAACAGGCCGTGTTCGAGCCGCAGGCCGGCTACCTGGAAGCTCGACGCGCCTGCCAGGCCGTGCACGCCGCCTTTCAGGCGGCCGGTGGCCGGTATATCCAGGCGCAAGCTGTCCCAGGCCCGTTGCGCGCGCAGCGGCTGGGCTCGATCCGGCTGGACGACAACACCGCCATCGAGGCCGACGACTTCGTGTTCGCATGCGGCCCCTGGCTGCCGAAGCTGTTTCCCGAGGTATTCGGCGCGGCATCGGACGCGCCGCTGAGCGTCACTCGACAGGATGTCTATTACTTCGATACACCGCCCGGGGAATCCAGCCACACAGAAACGGCGCTGCCGGTCTGGGCGGATTTCGGCGAGCGACTCTGGTACGGCATACCCGGCACAGGGACGCGCGGTTTCAAGGTCGCAGACGACACGCACGGCGACATCATCGAGCCGGAATCGACGCCCCGCAGCGTGCGCCCGGAACACGTTGAACTGGCCCGTGACACCCTCAGACGGCGCTTTCCGGCGCTCGCCGATGCCCCGCTGCAGGGCGTCCAGCTGTGTCAGTACACGAACAGTCCGGACGGCGACTTCATTGTCGACCAGCATCCGGAAGCAAGCAATCTCTGGCTGGTCGGGGGCGGGTCGGGCCACGGCTTCAAGCATGGCCCGGCACTCGGCGAACTGGTGGCCGAAAGCGTCCTCGAAGGTGTCCCGGCAGAGCCGGCCTTTGCCTTGTCCCGGTCAGGGAACCCGCGATCCGGCTTCCGGGTAACGCAAGTGGCCGCGCCCCTCGGGGACGCGGCCACTCGCTATCTGACGGGGGTCAGAACCGGGCGCGCAGATTGA
- a CDS encoding site-specific integrase, protein MKRTSEERRQARLQDEQRALSTVEHLLGKVAPDLVAKRAGAGLSRKDSESLVKQVEPAIEPRHWKAARKHLRKRLKDLEAATGGSVCLPPPATYIKRDKSPLAGNAMTLVSELELLIERFLVDVRENLDAPIHPVIIERKLTEKESKKKDKKRAKEQKKSEEQKEAERKKAEKQKAKREHNHRLRTLGRIVFSAIVNGGLLNQSLYRKLLPELCDGLHAHKELAWVSFPLDDRDPDDHDDDDEEPAGEGIDFDAPVRRWFLDPVTLGLVTRWHSAYSGDERREVIERTKVQNALGHYVKYLRTLPITGAELRTAAVTNPTELFRAATARTSLYLPPVLVNFLRSTTSGQSMSERTWWRYQFDLIVDTPDPVEEVSDATAGLATTEPKEPEFKGDKPAFFQRQEDLIKVLNQTLGEPGNLKKADKNGPAVKRIEAVLEKREEDMAPLLCAFYSWILWKLKQPSKKQGRIRCSSARRYTSRLGQALIALGAELSMEGMGPADWESFYDEVIESLDSAIDRTKAIGNLRDFHRFLMITFDAPPAAIDGEVDAAARTRSTLISRDDYRRLMQALSGDGKPGHQTQVLRIISMLMFRAGLRPNELIGLEYRHIQGAARDRLKQGLAEPILYLHATSSEVLKTPSGVRQIPLSWFLTPKEMEEFQAFLYARLSVYRDSNLRSAIILTPSQGVNTRISSREYFGTLTELLREITGDPAVVAYTLRHGCFSKIFRNVLEPRRRHQNPFSRNGLMPREAIYALSTLAGHLDPDITLQSYVHTQDIVCHLHLREQLRNLPLGLWAALEGRKETSLHQRRARHAVGASEASEDAEFDQMHDSTKRLIKQLDPATPKARAGHKVRLPRFQVEEPTLLDLDLETIHALLFSLQRNHTPEARARLFNLPEAQIQNFKDMCLRLAGYRTESTSGIRNLRNLKPNKKPKRLPDLYRRAQPGDFGPAPPHHSREEMGEANRIYRLLARRAREMNLEHTRVIEEIIKPVRDLLLAHSGSEAVIRAVSTDGFAGAIQTIRSLRIPPERIEVEIEALPRVDEPTPGEWSKRLRRLARSRKLRVNEASHAVTRRSQAHPEFGIVKIRVLALAALEVGELRRPSRANVANRAGSGWRVGCFYGIAAISALLKEKRTD, encoded by the coding sequence TTGAAAAGAACCTCTGAGGAGCGCCGGCAGGCGCGTCTACAGGACGAGCAGCGCGCCCTTTCGACAGTAGAGCATTTACTGGGGAAGGTTGCCCCGGATCTCGTCGCCAAACGGGCAGGGGCGGGACTGTCGAGAAAGGATTCCGAATCCTTGGTGAAACAAGTCGAGCCGGCCATCGAGCCGCGGCACTGGAAGGCCGCCCGCAAGCACCTGAGAAAACGTCTTAAGGATCTTGAGGCCGCCACGGGCGGCTCCGTCTGTCTGCCGCCGCCGGCTACCTACATCAAACGCGACAAGTCCCCGCTCGCGGGCAATGCAATGACCCTGGTCAGTGAGCTGGAATTGTTGATCGAACGATTCCTGGTCGATGTGAGGGAAAACCTGGATGCGCCCATACACCCGGTGATTATCGAACGGAAGCTGACTGAAAAGGAGTCCAAGAAGAAGGATAAAAAGAGAGCTAAGGAGCAAAAGAAATCTGAGGAGCAAAAGGAAGCTGAGCGGAAGAAAGCCGAGAAGCAGAAGGCCAAGAGAGAGCACAATCATCGCTTGCGCACTCTGGGGCGGATTGTATTCTCGGCGATCGTCAATGGAGGTCTCCTGAACCAGAGCCTCTACCGAAAACTCCTCCCCGAACTCTGTGACGGACTTCACGCGCATAAGGAGCTGGCCTGGGTTTCGTTTCCGCTCGATGACCGTGATCCGGATGACCATGACGATGATGACGAGGAGCCAGCCGGGGAGGGCATCGACTTTGATGCGCCGGTCCGGCGCTGGTTTCTGGACCCCGTGACGCTGGGGCTCGTCACTCGCTGGCATTCCGCATATTCCGGGGATGAGCGGCGCGAAGTCATCGAGCGCACCAAAGTACAGAACGCGCTCGGTCACTATGTGAAGTATCTCAGAACGCTCCCGATAACAGGCGCGGAACTGCGAACTGCGGCTGTAACCAACCCCACAGAGCTCTTCAGGGCAGCTACTGCAAGAACGTCGCTATATTTGCCCCCCGTCCTGGTCAATTTCCTCAGATCCACCACCAGTGGCCAGTCCATGAGCGAGCGAACCTGGTGGCGTTACCAGTTCGATTTGATCGTCGATACGCCCGATCCAGTGGAGGAAGTCTCGGACGCCACAGCCGGTTTGGCGACAACCGAACCCAAAGAGCCCGAGTTCAAGGGCGACAAGCCGGCTTTCTTCCAGCGTCAGGAAGACCTCATCAAGGTTTTGAACCAAACGCTCGGTGAGCCGGGAAACCTGAAAAAGGCGGACAAGAACGGCCCGGCCGTAAAGCGCATAGAGGCGGTGCTCGAGAAGCGGGAAGAGGATATGGCGCCCCTGCTATGCGCTTTCTACAGCTGGATCCTCTGGAAGCTGAAGCAACCATCCAAAAAGCAGGGACGCATTCGGTGCTCGTCCGCTCGCCGGTACACCAGCCGACTCGGCCAGGCGCTGATTGCCCTGGGGGCCGAATTGTCCATGGAAGGCATGGGCCCCGCGGACTGGGAGAGCTTCTATGACGAGGTTATCGAAAGCCTCGATTCCGCAATTGATCGAACCAAGGCAATTGGCAACCTGAGAGACTTTCACCGCTTCCTGATGATCACTTTCGATGCTCCGCCGGCCGCTATAGACGGCGAGGTCGATGCCGCCGCCCGCACCCGTTCTACGCTGATATCGAGGGATGACTACAGGCGGCTGATGCAGGCCCTTTCCGGGGACGGAAAGCCCGGTCACCAGACGCAAGTGCTGAGGATCATCTCCATGCTGATGTTTCGGGCTGGTCTCAGGCCCAATGAACTGATCGGGCTGGAGTATCGCCATATTCAGGGGGCGGCACGCGACCGGCTCAAGCAAGGATTAGCGGAGCCGATCCTCTATTTGCACGCGACATCCAGCGAAGTCTTGAAAACACCCTCCGGCGTGCGCCAAATTCCCCTGTCTTGGTTTCTGACGCCCAAAGAAATGGAGGAATTTCAAGCGTTCCTCTACGCCAGGTTGTCCGTATACAGGGACTCGAACCTGCGGAGCGCCATCATTCTTACGCCCAGCCAGGGCGTCAACACGCGAATATCCTCCAGGGAGTATTTCGGAACGCTAACGGAACTGTTGCGGGAGATCACGGGTGACCCGGCGGTTGTGGCTTACACACTCCGCCACGGCTGCTTTTCGAAGATCTTCCGCAACGTGCTCGAGCCGCGTCGCAGGCACCAAAATCCGTTCTCCAGGAATGGCCTCATGCCACGAGAAGCAATTTACGCCCTGAGTACGCTCGCCGGCCACCTTGACCCGGATATTACGCTGCAGTCCTACGTCCACACCCAGGATATCGTGTGCCACCTTCATCTCCGGGAACAACTCAGAAATCTACCGCTAGGATTATGGGCCGCTCTGGAAGGACGAAAGGAAACTTCCCTGCATCAGCGGCGCGCGAGACACGCGGTCGGCGCTTCGGAAGCCAGCGAAGACGCCGAATTTGACCAGATGCACGATTCGACCAAAAGACTGATCAAGCAACTGGATCCAGCTACACCCAAGGCAAGGGCCGGGCACAAGGTGCGCTTGCCAAGGTTCCAGGTTGAAGAGCCGACCTTGTTGGATCTCGATCTGGAGACGATTCATGCGCTGCTCTTCTCGCTCCAACGGAACCACACACCGGAAGCCCGAGCGCGTCTCTTCAACTTGCCCGAAGCGCAGATCCAGAACTTCAAGGACATGTGCCTCCGTCTGGCCGGCTACCGCACCGAGTCAACGTCGGGCATAAGGAATCTCCGGAACTTGAAGCCTAATAAGAAGCCAAAGCGTCTGCCTGACCTTTACCGTCGCGCCCAACCCGGCGATTTCGGACCCGCACCGCCTCATCACTCGCGAGAGGAGATGGGTGAGGCAAATCGAATCTATCGGCTGCTGGCCCGGCGGGCGCGTGAAATGAATCTGGAACATACACGAGTCATCGAGGAGATCATCAAGCCCGTCCGGGATCTCCTTCTGGCACACTCCGGCAGCGAAGCGGTCATCAGGGCAGTCAGCACCGATGGGTTCGCAGGTGCAATTCAGACGATCAGGAGTCTCCGGATCCCGCCGGAGCGAATAGAAGTTGAAATTGAAGCACTTCCGCGCGTAGACGAACCAACACCAGGCGAGTGGAGTAAGCGGCTCAGAAGGCTAGCCAGAAGCCGAAAATTGCGCGTCAACGAGGCCA